TTTAATCCTGTTAAATAAATACCCAAGAAAGGGCGGGAACCCTTATTTGAGCCCCGCTGCTTTCAGAATCTTGTTTTCGGTTCCTTTCTTCAAGTCTTGCGATCCGTGGTAGGGTACCGATATTTGCGGAAAACCTTTTTTCTTGTAGATTCTGTGGGATGACCCAGGAATTCTGTCAAGAACGAATCCCGCCTGTTCAAGTTTCTTGATTAGCTCTTTTGCATTCATTTAACCTCCGTTAATTGTTCTTTGATATTACAAATATATATAATTTTATTTATTTTATCAAGTATTTTGTTTAAAATAAATCAAAAAAATGCAGGATTTTGTCCTGCA
This sequence is a window from Fibrobacter sp.. Protein-coding genes within it:
- a CDS encoding type II toxin-antitoxin system HicA family toxin, producing MNAKELIKKLEQAGFVLDRIPGSSHRIYKKKGFPQISVPYHGSQDLKKGTENKILKAAGLK